The segment TTTTCGTCTCTAGGTAGGTAAAATCATCTTTGGCTTGGCGGCGATGTGTCGAATTTGAACAAGCACTTAAAACCAAAACAGCTAGTGAACTTATAACTAGCTGACGCGTAAACTTCATTGAAACTCCTAAAATGCACCGAGGTGTAAAAACACCTCGGCATTGTATGGAAAGCGCCTTAAAAAATACAGGCTTCAGTCATTGCTTGGGCAACAACTGGTTGAGCTTGTTCAGAAAGAGGTGTTAAAGGTAGACGTAGATCACCAAAAGAAATCAAACCCAGTTTGTGAGCAGCCCATTTAACGGGAATCGGGCTTGATTCGACAAATAGATTTTTATGCAAAGGCATCAAGCGTTGGTTAATAGCTTCTGCTTCTTCAAACTTACCTTCCAACGCAAGGTGCGTCATGTTCGCCATATCTGCAGCGGCAATGTTGTTCGTTACCGAAATAACGCCTTTGCCACCCAGTTTAATAAACTCTAAACCTGTCGCATCATCACCGCTAAGCAGAATGAAATCATCCCCACAAAGCTCACGATGCAGTGCTACACGGCTTAGGTCACCTGTAGCATCTTTAATTGCAACAATGTTGTCTAACTTTGATAGTCGAGCCACTGTCTCAGGTTTCAAATCAACTGCCGTACGACCAGGTACGTTGTACAGAATAATTGGCACTTCTGTCTGTTCAGAAATGGCTTTGTAATGCTGGTACAAACCTTCTTGTGTTGGCTTGTTGTAGTATGGAGTCACACTCAGAACGCCAGCGATACCTGTATTGTTTAGTAGTCGACTGAAGGTAATGGATTCGTGAGTCGCATTTGCACCTGTACCCGCAATCACTGGAATACGGCCATTGGAATACTCAACGATCTTCTCTACAACTTTGACATGCTCTTCGATGGTCAGTGTGGATGATTCACCTGTCGTACCTACGGCAACGATAGCATCGGTACCAGCGTCAACATGGTAGTCAACAAGCTTCTTCAGACTTACAAAGTCGACTTCGCCATCTTGGGTAAAAGGTGTAATTAACGCTACGATACTTCCTGAAAACATGTCTATCTCCATAAATAAATGCTTTCTGCATGGTACTGCATGGGAGTTGAAAAACACAAGAGGCTAAGAATGCCTAAATGCTCCTTAAGAGTGAATATTTATCACATGTTGGAGCTTTCCCCCACCTAATCTCTTATCGACCATTGTATATAAGCAATCCTTCCACTTGTTAGAGGTCGGTCATATTTAAATAGCCGCTATCTTGAGCGCTTGTTTCTATACTTAATTTATGGAGTGGTTATCCCCAAAATGAGTCGGCAATTTTCACGCAAAGCTTGTGATTTAACCTGATAAGTATAGATAACGATGTAATCAAAACGCCTTAGTTGCAACAATAGTATTGTCACTTTAATTAACAAAGGAAAGTAACCACATCATTGGGGTTAATTAATGAAAAGTTGTGCTAACATGCCAGAAAATAACAAAGCGAAATATCAATA is part of the Vibrio diazotrophicus genome and harbors:
- the dapA gene encoding 4-hydroxy-tetrahydrodipicolinate synthase, which encodes MFSGSIVALITPFTQDGEVDFVSLKKLVDYHVDAGTDAIVAVGTTGESSTLTIEEHVKVVEKIVEYSNGRIPVIAGTGANATHESITFSRLLNNTGIAGVLSVTPYYNKPTQEGLYQHYKAISEQTEVPIILYNVPGRTAVDLKPETVARLSKLDNIVAIKDATGDLSRVALHRELCGDDFILLSGDDATGLEFIKLGGKGVISVTNNIAAADMANMTHLALEGKFEEAEAINQRLMPLHKNLFVESSPIPVKWAAHKLGLISFGDLRLPLTPLSEQAQPVVAQAMTEACIF